The Gossypium arboreum isolate Shixiya-1 chromosome 4, ASM2569848v2, whole genome shotgun sequence DNA segment ttaaaatttctcaCTTTAGCCCCGTTACTTTTCACTctcttacaatttagtcaataCCCCAAATTTATTTCTCCTAATATGTAGATTTTTTCAAATACCTTATGCACCTATCTTCATTGTCATATAACATTGACAATTTTCAATTTGTCTTTCCCAAaatttcaactaatttatcaTGTATTTATCACTATTCCAAACTTTGGAAATTCTGAGGATGTTACATATCCATTTTcacatttattaaatatttgttactattttcatataaaaattagTTTCAAAAAAAGTAAGGTCATCCAAGGGCACTTATCATTAGATGCATATATATTTAACACCAAGCTccaaaatatttgttttaatcaACATCCTAGCTCTAAATTTCAATATCCAACAATTCCTCATTTTTCCATACAcacaaaaatatatcaaaaaattaATATCCAAGGCTTCTAAGCTTTTATATAACATCCAAGTTCAAATAACAAGTTAGGAAAGATATAAATCACTATTTCTTACATTGATGAAGCTTTCTCTCTCAAGCTTTAACTTTTCTCTCTTTAGACTCAAGAAAACCATTTTCTAAAAATGATTATTTGAAGGAAGATTCAAGTTTATGGAAGAGTTTTctaatagattttagcaaaatctCAATATAGGTAATGAGATTtttgaagaaattgcaagaaaagcttgaaaaaaatgaaaaagatggaGAGAACCTCTATCGATGAGATGTTGGTCGATACATGGAGAAGCTAATTGGGTGGGGAGAGCTTTTTTCTCCCTTTCTCATCATTTTAATATCAACATCTTATTTAAATTATTCAATATCTCATTTAATCAATGTTTCAAaatttaattcttgaaatttataaaaaaaacccttaaattaaaaattacctttttgcccCTATTTTTTCTTTAAATACAATTTCATCACAACAAATACTTATTAATCAACTCAAAATCCATAATTCTAATTTAATACTTAATGCACACCTTTGTATACTAAAAATTATACTTTTACCCTTTATCtcgacaaaattgaaaaattttcaattagCCTATACACTATCAAATATTTCCAATTTGGTCCCAAATGTAGTTTCCATTATTCTAATACATTTTACAGACTATTTCCATGTTAAGTAATCTATATTAACTCATGTTTTCTCTTTTAGGgcactttaaaatttagtcttcaaaatttttaaaattttcaatttagtcctttttgccaCATTCTCACTTTTAAAATCCTTTTCattaattttacatatttaaaatcactttattatcataaaaattctttttttggacaaattttctaattttcttgaaaatttactattttcGTTATCGAAATAGTGTTATGTTTTGTTGGAGAATGATTCAAAGTTAGTTGTTTTTTCTAAATTTAGATTTAGTTGGGTTGCGTATcagtttattatttttcttatttttctatttttttgttgAGATATGAGTTTAGTGCCTGATTTTTCTATtaagatttgttgttgtgtaAAGCCTATATAAGAGGCTGATCTTTAGTTGAATAAGATGCATCAGTTTTTCCCAAATATACTATAGCTTTTTTGTGTCCATTACCTGTTTGATAAGATTACTCTCAGAAACCCTTTTTTACCATCTCTTATTTTTAAAGGCTGTTTTGAGTTTATTTCTCTTCGTGCAGCTATCCTCTCCAACATTCTTTGGTATCAGCGCAAGGTTCGATTGTTATTAGGTGTATTTCCCATGATGACAAACAACAATACTGTAAATGTTTCTCAACCGGTAATTCCCGTTTTCAATGGTGACAACTATGAGTTTTGGAGCATCAAAATGAATACACTGTTTAAGTCTCAAGAATTGTGGGACTTAGTTGAGAATGGGTATCCTGATGATGATGGAGAGGCTAAGTTGAGAGAAAACCAGAAAAGAGACAACAAAGCATTATTCTTTATTCAGCAAGTCGTTCACGAgtcaattttttcaaaaattgtaGCAGCAGAAACTGCAAAAGAAGCTTGGACAACATTGCACATGGCGTATCAAGGCACTTCGAAAGTTGTTACAGTGAAGCTTCAGACTCTTCATCGTGACTTTAAGACATTGCAAATGAAAAGTGGAGAATCCGTACAAGATTATCTTACAAGGGCAGCAGCAGTTGTCAATCAAGTGAAGTCCTATGGAGAGCAAGTTATGGATCAAACTACTGTTAAAAAAGTGTTGCGGAGTTTGACTCTAAAGTTTGATCATGTCGTTACAGCTATTGAAGAGTCTAAAGACTTAGCTACTTACTCATTTGATGAATTAGAGGGATCTTTGCAGTCTCACGAAGCGAGATTGAACCGCACAAATGAAAATTCTGACGAAAAGGCATTCCAAGTGATGGGGGAGTCTCCCAAGCAGCAAGATAATTCAAGAAAGGCCACATATAGAGGTGGTTATCGTGGCAGAGGTGGTTATCATGGTAGAGGAGGTTGAGGCAGAGGTAGAGGTGCTGGACATGATGAAGAAAGACAGATGACAGAAAAACAAAAGCAATACAGGAGCAATGTTCAATGCTATTATTGTAAGAAATATGGGCATGTGAAGGCAGAATACTGGAAAAGGGAAAGACAAGCCAACTATGCAgaaggtgacgaagagattaagCTGTTGATGGCTTATCAAGATGACATTATAGCTTCAAAAGACATATGGTTTTTGGACAGCAACTGTTCAAATTATATGACGAGGATAAAATCTTTGTTTAAAGAGTTGGATGAGTCATATAAGGTGAAGGTGAGACTTAGTGATGACAAGCAGATGCAAGTTAAGGGCAAAGGCACTGTCGCAATAAACAATGGTCATGGTAACATAAAGCTCCTTTATAATGTCTATTTTATTCCTACTTTATCTTAAAATTTATTAAGCATTGGGCAGCTTATGGGTAGTGGATATTCTGTCATGTTTGATGATATGTCTTGTGTGATTAAAGTAAAAAAATCAGGAAAAATTATTGGTGATGTTTAGATGGCACCAAACAAGCTCTTTCCTTTTGAAGTCTCTAATGTAGAAATTCAGGCTCTTGTTGTTAAAAAGAATAGTGAGTCTAAGTTGTGGCATTTACGGTATGGGCACTTGAATGTAAAGGGTCTAAAATTGTTGAGTCAAAAGGAAATGGTGTTCGGGCTGCCAAAAATTGAGTCTTTAGATTTGTGCGAAATGTGTATATTTGGGAAACAATGTAAAAAACCATTTCCTCTAGGAAACTCTAGAAGGGCGTCTGAGTGTCTTGGGCTTGTACATACTGACATTTGTGGTCCCATGAAGACAGAATGCTTGGGTAGAAGTCGTCATTTTTTGCTATTTACAGATGATTGCGGCATAAGTTGGGTGTATTTTCTTTACTCCAAACCAGAAGCATTTGAGACTTTTAAGAAGTTCAAGGCGCTAATTGAAAAGTAAAGTGAAAGAAGTATCAAGGTTTTGTGCACTGACTGAGGAGGAGAATTTTTATCTAATGAATTTAACCAGTTTTGTGAAGAGTAGGACATACATAGAGAGTTGACAGCACCTTAGCAAAACGGTGTAGCTGAACGCAAGAACTGAACAATTGTCGAAATGACAAGAAGTTTGCTGAGATTTAAAGGGCTGCCAGATAAGTTTTGGGCTGAGAGTGTTGCTGTTGCTGTTTATTTGCTGAATTTGTCTCCAACAAGGGCGGTTTTTAACCAAACACCTTATGAAGCGTGGAGTGCTAGGAGACCTTCGGTAAGCCATTTGAAAATATTTGGTTGTATTGCCTATTCTTTGGTAAATTCACATAATCGAAGTAAGCTTGATAAAAAGTCTGTAAAATGCATCTTTATTGGTTATTGCTCTCAATCCAAAGCAGATAGGCTTTACAACCCTTTGAGTGGCAAGGTGATTATTAGCAGGAATGATGTTTTTGATAAAGATGCAAGCTGGGATTGGAATGAAGAGCAGGTACATCAGCAAATTTCTATGCCCATTGAGGTTTCACAAGATGAAAGACAAGAGTTAAATTCAGCAAGTTCACCTCCTAACTCACCAAGAGTTACAATTTCTGAAGAGCCTTTAACTGAGCAACTCCCACTTGGAAGATCAGCAAGGGCCAAAAAGTTGAATCTGCAATATGTTGATGACACTTATGCATCTTGTCAGTTTGCTCTTGCTGTTTCAGATCCTATATACTATGAAGAAGCTGCCGAAAAAGAAGAGAGGCAAAAGGCAATGGAGGAAAAGATAAAAGCTATTGAGAAGAATGGAACATGAGAAATGGTGGACATACCGAAAGACAAAAGTGCAATTAGCTTGAAGTGGGTGTTCAAAACAAATTTTGCTACCGATGGAAGCGTACAAAAACACAAAGCTTGTCTTGTGGCGAAAGGTTATGCACAACAATATTGTGTTAATTTTGAAGAAACTTTCTCTCCTGTATCTCGGTTTGAAACAGTGAGGCTTGTTCTAGCATTGCCTGCATAATTACAATGGCCTATTTATCAATTTGATGTCAAGTCAGCATTCCTTAATGGAGATCTACAAAAAGAGGTTTATGTAGCATAGCCGAAAGGTTTCATAAAGAAAGGCAATGAAATGAAGGTGTACAAGCTGAAAAAGGCATTATACGGATTGAAGCAAACCCCTCGAGCATGGTACAGCAAGATTGATGGGTATTTCCAAAAAAAAAGGTACGTGAAAAGTGAGAATGAGCCTACCTTGTATGTGAAAAAGGAAGGTAATGATTTCATCATTGTCtatctttatgttgatgatatcatTTATACTAGTTCTTCTACCTTTCTTGTGGATGAGTTTAAAtattaaatgatgaatgaatttgagatgtcTAATATGAGTCTACTGCATTATTTCTTTGTTCTTGAAGTTCATCAAGATGAAGATGGTATTTTTATCTCATAAAGAAAATATGCCAAGGACCTTCTTAGTAAGTTCGGCATGCTTAATTGCAAGTCTGCAACTACACCGATGAATATCAATAAGAAATTGTGGTAAGAAGATAAAGGAGAAATGGCAGATGCAAAAAGGTTCAGAAGCCTGGTAGGTGGTTTAATCTACTTGACTCACACCAGGCCCGATATTGCATTCCCTGTTAGTGTTATTTCCCAGTTTATGCAACAACCTTCAACAGTTCATTATGGAGCAAGAAAAAGAGTTTTGCATTATATTGCAGAAACTTTGGAGTATGGTATTTGGTACTCCAAAACTTCAAATTTCAGATTGTGTGGGTTCACAGATAATGATTGGGAAAGTTTGTCGGATGATAGACGAAGTATTTCAGCAAATGTTTTCACTCTAGGCTTGGGAGTGATCACTTGGAGTTCGACAAGACAAGCTACAGTAGTACTGTCAACTTCAGAAGCTAAGTATATAACAGCAACCTCAGCAGCTTGTCAAGCCATTTGGCTAAGAAGAGTTTTAGCAGATCTTCAACATGAGCAAAATGGAGTAACGAAAATATTTTGTGACAACAAAGCAACTATTATCATGATAAAAAATCCAACATTCCATGGTAGAACGAAACATATAGACATTCGCTATCATTTTATACGCGATTTGGTTGCAAAGGAGGAGATAACATTGGAATATTGCAGCACTCAAGATCAGCTGGCAGATGTGCTAACCAAGTCATTGTCCAAAGAGAAGTTTTGTTATTTTAGAGCCTTACTTGGTGTGTGCAAGTTTGAATCAAGGGGGAGTGGTGGAGAATGATTCAAAgttagttgttttttttttttctaaatttagatTTAGTTGGGTTGTGCATCAGTTTattattttccttatttttctattttttgttGAGATATGATTCAGTGGCAGATTTTTCTATTAAGATTTGTTGCTGTGTAAAGCCTATATAAGAGGCTGATCTTTAGTTGAATAAGATGCATGAGTTTTTCCCAAATATACTATAGCTTATTTGTGTCCATAAGATTACTCTTAGAAACCCTTTTTTACCATCTCTTATTTTTAAAGGCTGTTTTGAGTTTCTTTCTCTTTGTGCAACTGTTTTCTCCAACATGTTTTTAATTGGAATTTTTTGAATGCTACAACTCTCCTCTCCTTAAGAAAATTTTTTGCTCATAATTTCATCCTGAAGATTACAATATGCCCACAATTAACACTTTCACAATAGCCATCATAAGCATATTTCACATGTCATAGTATCACGTCTTAATTCACAGTTTCACaacacataattacatatttcaCAAGTTAACAAGGGGATGAGAAATGTTACACTcagaatttagagtaggggtttaggctacttcTAAATTCTCAATTAACACTATGAATCGTGTTTACAAGTAGTGATTTCAAACACTCACCATATGCATTTTTGCCTTGTCGCTGAAAACTTAAACTATCATTTCATTGCCTTTCGCTTTACTCGTAGAAGGTCCTAACGATTCCGAAGCTTCACCAAAGTAAATTACACAATTAACATATAGCTATAGACACACTTAAATCAACCAAAAATGCAAGCCTAAGATATATTCTCTTGAAACTGAAATTTAGACTAACTTAGTCGAAACGTAAAAATCTTAACACCTACTCATTCATATCACATAAAATTTATTCCAATAGACTAATTATACATCCAAGAACAATTCTCAACCTTCAAACTACACAATACTACATAGATTCATGGTTCTGAAATTTTCACATACTATGGCAATTATCacgaaaatttattaaaacattGGAATTCTTTATGAGAAAACTTTAAGAGAATTTTAAAAACATTCTAGTCACTTTAAAACAAGTTGAAAAGCACTTTGAAAcatcattttcattcaaaatCTCGAATTTCACCATTTACGACCCAATTTTCGGTATTTATTAAAAACTGACGATTCAATAAGTAAAAACTCTATTTAAAAGATTAGATATTATCAAAAACTAATAGAAAATCGAATTGTTACCTTCGATGGGAGAAAAAATGAACGTTTGGTTGAAAATCCGAAAAACTAACAAGTTGTGCAATGGCAAAATCAATGGTATTCTTCATGGTTTTTATAGAATTCTAAAGAGGTTTAATGCTAGGATGATGATAGAAATCAAAGGATTTGAAGTttggaaaataaaattgaatgaacGGAGTTTAGGGATGCAAAGGAtagcaaaacaaaaataaatagaaggGGTTTTGTGAGTTCCAATAGGTGGGGGAAAATTAGGTTGATTTTAAAGTTTTGGGTTATTTGCTTTTGAACCACTCTTGACTTTGACCCTTTTCCAAAATAgtccttattttaaaattaaagatcTTCTCTagcttattttcaaaaattgattaaaTCTTCTAAAAGTCATAGACAGAGACATTTCTAGTTTACCATGCTTCGAATTATTGAACACATTTGAGCTAAAATCCTTAAATTATTCGCACAACTAttaggcccaattttgggatgtgacaacaAAAAATTTTCGCTTATTTTaaagaggttttttttttcaaagaatttttactcaatttttctaatttcaagtttaaaattgtacaaactATTCTTATTTTATGTCTAACTATtgtaatacatatataataaataagCTTTTTCCTTATGTTGTTACATTAGTAAACAAGTGAAGCATTATTGTGCAAAATATACAATGCATTAAACACGCCAATTTTATGTCTTACGTTGTACCTTGTCAGTTGCACTTCTATAAAAACACAATTGAATTATATTTGGAAGTAGTTTTATACACTCCAAATATGAGCCTTTGCCATTTTCCCCATGATGTTTGTAGTAAATTTCATTTATCTAAGGAAAAACAAAAACGTTGATTTTTTCCCAATGGTTCTTAATataaattttgaacttttctgGCTAAATTATTGTTATGAAAATCTTGACAAATCATGAATTGTTTGAACATTCTTAtcacttcttttctttttcatggcTAAAATATTTTTCCAGCATATTCATAATATAAATTTCAAACCATTTCGGCTAAATTATTGTTTTGAAAATCTTGACAAGTCATTAAGTTTCAAGCTCTTgtctaaattattattttgaaacaaATCATGAATTGTTAGAACATCTAGATGCTATTCAAATGAAGACATTCTTATTTTCCTTATTTTTCAAGTTGAAATTGAGTTGAaaagaaactttttcttttttgtctTTATTGGCATAATCAGAGCGTCATTAAAATAGAGAATATATTTGCTCAGCATACATTTgtcaattctaactctccatgcAGCGATAGCCTTTTATGGTTATTGTGTTTTCATTTTCTGGCGAATCCACCTAGATTACCTTAAATGGGTAATTAATTAAATGCCTTACAAAACGGTCGTCTTCTCCTCATAAAAACTTCACACAATAGTGAAGAAAATATAGGCCTTGCCAAAATTTATCAAAAAAGAAATCTTGCAGATTCTTTCATCTCTGGTTTGCTCGAAAGAGGCAGAGTTGGTAATTCTCTTCTTCTTGGATTTATGTCTAGAAATTACTTGCTAGAATATCAGATAAACTAAAGTGCATTCTCCCAAGTATCTTTTTAGTGTTGTAATTGTTTTACCATTTTAAATCTAAACCAAGAGAGTTTTCAAAATCATGTTTCTGTTTATATGCATGCGCCATCTACATTATTAAATTAGATTATGTTTCTAAGATACTGTTGGTTATCTTCTTTAGGAGATCAATTTCACTTATGTCagattttgaataattttaaagtttaatcTTAAGAAGAAAAAAGTTTGAATCTATCATCAAGAAGAAGGTAGTTATTTTTGTAGTAAAAAATTGTTGTCATTTGTGATATGTCATAAAAAATGTTGAATTGTCTCCTATCTTATTTGAAAATGGATCTAATTTGTTTCTAATGGTTATATGATAATACTCAAACTTTTACTACTTTGgggctaaaatttttatttaaagtaGCTTGATTTAAGACTTTTCAAGCAGTATTCTTTTTTAGGCACTGTAGGCATTTGATATAATACTGTTTATTGATGCCCAAAGAGGAGGTTGACATACCAAAGGAAAGAAAGAAGCATGGAATGGAAGAAAACTCATATGAAAAATATTTGTCTAGAATTCTCTATTTTTCATTTTCCCCTAATGCTCTTATTGGTTTtcctttttgaaattttagtttgaTAAAATGTGAACAGTTGTTGTtgtactattactattatatactaaattatttaatctcgcatatttattaatttttaaaatagaagTGTTGCTGAAGTATCATACCACAAACAAGTTTTCTAATGCACTTGCATGCAACCTGTTTgatatagataaaaataattcTCGTATACATCATAATCTAGTCTTCATCTTTTCCTAAATAAGATTCTATTAAATGATAACTATTTTCTACAAGTAAAACTAATTATGCTATTTTCTTCTTGTTCAATTTGAAATTTGACATGATACTTTCCAGTCTCAGCATTTTGTATTTCCTACCTTGACATTTATGAATTCACTTTTGAAACAGGCACATAGAAACGAAGGGGAAGAAAACTAGTGCATTTTTGTACATAAAGGAACAAAAGTGCATCTTATGGTATTTATTGTGACAACGCAAGAGAATAATACATTATGTTAAGTGGGGAATATAGAAGGAGTCCACGAATAATTGAACTGGATGCACGGAAAGCACAAGAGAGGAGCCAAAATAAGGGCAAAGCGATATGTGAAGTGACAGACGAGGAAGAACTGGATAAGGGgcaaaatattttgaaacaaaagcGCGGAAGGAAAAAGGTTAAGGTCAGAACTGTCCAAGATGTTGTTGTTAATTCAGTTGAATATAAAGTTCAGAAGGTACCATTTGTAGCTTATCCATTTCAAATGCTTTACCTTCATTTAATCTCATTCTTTTATTCTCTCAATGATAGAATTAAACTTCTTAAAATTTTCATGCCtattttgctttgaagatttgagAAATGTCGAATGCTTTCCAATCATATGGCATGATGTAGAATAGTGATCGTTAAAATAGTGCAACACATTTTAAGAACACGATGCAAAGTAATGTCTAAGAATGTATAAACAAAACTTTTTAAAGGTGAAGGTGTATATTGTGATAAAAAGTAATGGAGAGTGATAGGAAGTAAGGTTGGTGTGAAAGTTTTTGAGTTGATACATAAAGGGGAAGTATTTGGAGTTGGCTCAACAAATGTATTTTTGCTAAGAAATAGGGTAATAAAGTATCCCTAGTGTGTTATAGATAATATAAAGAGGTATTAACTAGCAATTAGGAAAGTTTTAAGAGCAATGAGGCACACTGTAACGAATGTGACAAATTGAATAAGCTTATGAAACCTATCTTTTTAGAATGCCAATAAATAGAACTAAGTTATCTTCCCTTGCATTGCTCAAGAAGTGATTTAAATCATAGATTTATTCTTTTGTGACACAACTTGATTGATGTGTAAGTTGCTTCTAATTGCTTCTAGTAATTTAAGATACTATCGTAGGTTCCTATAAGTGATTCTATCGGTAGCCTCATCATTCCATGGCTATGATGCTATTGATCTCTAAAATTGATTGGAGTGTCATTTTATGCTAATTGCTACTATTGCATacaataaattgaatataatgtGAATGTTTTAGTCAAGACCTGTATCACAAAGATATTGAaactaatatatttttatatttaaagaaATATTGTTATATTTAACAAATCACATTATAATGAAACtaatatattttcattttatatcaACATCTCGTTAGAATCTTTTTAGTTTTTATTGATTATTTGTTTATCTTAATTAGACCGTCAAAAGTGTAATCCTCTTGGTACATGTGCCCTAAAGCCTTTTTTAGGGATAAAAGGTGTTAATGTTGTATCTTTTAACAAAATATGCTAAAATTGGATAAAGAGCTAGAGTCTAAAACAATTTTCTTGTAAAAATATATGAAAGTTGATAACACTAGTTTACCGATACATTTATTTCTATGTTTGTTTGAGATGGATACATTAATCCATTTTCTATTTTCATATTATGTTAAATCTTATTTGATTCAACTGCAGACCGACACAGGGAATGATGAAGATGGAGTTGTAAATGCTGGTTAGCTCAtgctttaatttaaaatttgtttgTTTTATAAGCTTTATATTCATCCAAGGAAACATCAAAAGCTATAAACAAACAATACAAACTATCTATATCTATACATGATAAAAAGAATCACCTATTCCAAAATGTTACAAGCTAAGCACAAAGAAAATCATTTATATAGCTTGTTCTATTAATCATTTATATAGCTTGTTCTATAAATATTCTTGCCTTTAAGCCTTAAGTGAACCACTTCTTTAATGCTTCTAAAATAGGTAGGGACGAATGGAACCTTAAAAAATGTGGCATTGATACACGCCTTGAAGTCTTTATTAATTTCTCATAAGTTCATTTTAACCCCACACTCTAACACACATTCTGCAAAAATATGatccctaatttcaatttcataataacaaAACAAGCAATGACCATCAATACTCATTCCCCTCTGTATCAATCTCTCCTTGGTTGGAAGTCTATCTAGAATTGCCATCTAAGTGATGAAAGAATGTTTTGGAATATGTAGAGGAAACCAAACAATCCTATGCCATACAACCTTCTCAACTTAGGCTTGGTCACTCCCCAGATTTTAGAAGCAGTAATCTTCCTCCCATTTAACTCAGAATTTCTCAGCACAGCCTACTTCCTCTCTAAGTTTTACAACTTTTCTCCAACTCCAACTGATGTTACTTTCAATGGAACCTATCTCAAAGAATAAATTTTAAGCAAGTACTCTTTGGTCCAAGCAATCCAAAGAGATCCATGTTCTGCCAAAATATTTCTTATATGTTGGACTCTCAAGGTCCTTCATTCCAAGTTCACCCTTACCCCTTTAGCTGAGTCTTTATTACcctttcaagaaaaaaaaacctAGAACACACTTGGTTGATCTTTTTAAGAATTGCTTTAGGTAACATGAAGATAATGtacaaaaaattttgaatatgAAAGATAACAAATTGAACCAATTGCATTCTCCCAACAAAACTCAAAATctgaaaccctaaaccttaaacctatGTTCTCTCCAACAAAGGCAAGCAATCCTTCTCAGAAAGTCTCCTTGTAACTAGAGGAATACCAAGATATCTCACTGGCAACTACCCAATTTTGAAACCaatagaactttgaattaggttGAGTTCCTCTTGTGACACACCTACAACAAAAATCTCAGTTTTTCTGAGCATTTAATTGAAGCTCAAGAAGTTGATAAAAAATAGAAAGAATACTCCAAAGCCCCACCACAGAATCTGCTTTACCCTTGCAAAAGATGAGCAAATCATCTGCAAATCACAGATGAGTGAATTGAATTAGATGACATTTTGGATGAAAACTGAACACTCATTCCTTTGCTCCCAAATCCAACAATTTCGAGAGGATATTCATGGAAAGGACAATGGATGACCCTGCCTAATATCCCTTGCCCCTTTAATTTAAAATTGAAAGTAGAGTTTTATCATTTCTTATGTGTAATCATAATGATGTGTTTAATACTTTTGCTCATGGTACATTAAGCAGCTATTTTGCCTTCAGGAGCTGCAATACCTGAAAAAAGCAAGCTCGAACTATTACTTGGTATTTTGCAGAGGTTTGTAGTTATCTTGTCGATTAGTCAGGCACTGATAATTTCAACTAAAAAAGCATGCCAGTGATTGTTTTGAGATTTGCTTTCTTTCTTCTGAATTGTAGGAAAGACACACAAAAAATATTTGCGGAGCCAGTAGACCCTGAAGAGGTTGGTACTCAGTAACTCTTTCATCTGCCTTCCTTTTCAAGCCTGATGACAGTCAATTTTTCAAAACCTGTGATTATGTGGTTAACTTTATTTTTTAACTGAAAGGTTGAATTCTATTATGATGTCATCAAAGAACCGATGGATTTTGGCACGATTGCAAAGAAACTGAATGAAGGAAGCTATCAAACACTGGAAGAGTTTGAGGTCTGCTCCCAATCTATTTGTTTGACCACATATTTGGGTTGCTGTTACAGACCATCTCTTTTACAGCTTCCTTGGCAAACAATTTACTCCACAAATATAAAATCTATGGATCATTTTAATTAATTGCttcctttcacacttttacaca contains these protein-coding regions:
- the LOC108458984 gene encoding uncharacterized protein LOC108458984: MTNNNTVNVSQPVIPVFNGDNYEFWSIKMNTLFKSQELWDLVENGYPDDDGEAKLRENQKRDNKALFFIQQVVHESIFSKIVAAETAKEAWTTLHMAYQGTSKVVTVKLQTLHRDFKTLQMKSGESVQDYLTRAAAVVNQVKSYGEQVMDQTTVKKVLRSLTLKFDHVVTAIEESKDLATYSFDELEGSLQSHEARLNRTNENSDEKAFQVMGESPKQQDNSRKATYRGGYRGRGGYHGRGG